A genomic segment from Micromonospora echinaurantiaca encodes:
- a CDS encoding DEAD/DEAH box helicase: MRPGRLAVVFEPGEPPRTGAVSFYDPAGAGLSAEFDRLGEHGELPLALPGSGRVVARPVPVRTVPVGDAVRQLVALRDAEELTPAAAFWSAVAVTGLHLAARGRLLPGVSPDGYDAWRVGPFDVADVERVRALAAAMPTEARAVPLDPTAERPRLPDPEGLVRAFLDAVADTLPRTPAAPWLTGDPRFTSENPVPSDDLRDWAREVSAGVDTGLRVALRLELREHRDTAALTAVVRMRSLADPTLVSDAAALWEGDEHGLGERATFEAMLAVRRAAAVWPPLGRLLDDAAPVSLDLFDEDLVDLLGGAEARLAAAGIDLQWPPQLSRDLHARVLVSTPPEPPAEVATHLRGAPPMPLSWQLTLAGAPLTEAEMDLAAKSGPIVRLRDRWVAVGPELARKARDRQLPPLAAYDALGATLIGSTLVEDERAEVVADGWLGALRERIAEPAGGPEPLEPPAGLRGTLREYQLRGLRWLQRMTSLGFGGCLADDMGLGKTVTVIALHLRRQADPATVGPTLVVCPASVLGNWEREIHRFAPGVPVHRFHGAARSLDPAAGGFVLTSYGTARLDAHVLAGPRWGLVVADEAQYVKNRLSDTAKALRRIPARARLALTGTPVENNLAELWAILDWSTPGLLGDSAAFRARWARPIEVDRDAATVDRLFRLVRPFLLRRRKADPGVAPELPPKTVTDHLVSLTGEQATLYRAVVADVMAEIRASSTAIARRGLVLKLLVGLKQVCNHPAHYLKQPHGALTGRSEKLQLVDDLLETILAEDGGALVFTQYVQMGRLLHRHLTARGVPAQLLHGGTPVPQREEMVRRFQAGEVPVFLLSLKAAGTGLNLTRADHVIHYDRWWNPAVEEQATDRAYRIGQTKPVQVHRLIAQGTLEERIAALLEAKQGLADAVLSGGESPLTELSDAELLRLVQLRDER; encoded by the coding sequence GTGCGACCCGGACGGCTCGCGGTCGTCTTCGAGCCGGGGGAACCGCCCCGGACCGGCGCGGTCAGCTTCTACGATCCGGCCGGCGCAGGGTTGTCGGCGGAGTTCGACCGGTTGGGGGAGCACGGCGAGCTGCCCCTCGCCCTGCCCGGGTCGGGTCGCGTCGTGGCCCGGCCGGTTCCGGTGCGCACGGTCCCGGTCGGTGACGCGGTCCGGCAGCTCGTCGCGCTTCGGGACGCGGAGGAACTGACGCCGGCCGCCGCCTTCTGGTCGGCGGTGGCGGTGACCGGGCTGCACCTCGCCGCCCGGGGGCGGCTGCTACCCGGGGTCTCTCCGGACGGCTACGACGCCTGGCGGGTGGGCCCGTTCGACGTGGCGGACGTCGAGCGCGTCCGGGCCCTGGCGGCGGCGATGCCGACCGAGGCCCGTGCGGTGCCGCTCGATCCCACCGCGGAGCGGCCCAGGTTGCCCGACCCGGAGGGGCTGGTCCGGGCGTTCCTCGACGCCGTCGCCGATACCCTGCCGCGCACCCCGGCGGCGCCCTGGCTGACCGGCGACCCGCGTTTCACCAGTGAAAACCCGGTGCCGAGCGACGACCTGCGGGACTGGGCGCGGGAGGTCTCCGCGGGCGTGGACACCGGCCTACGGGTGGCGCTGCGGCTGGAACTCCGGGAGCACCGCGACACCGCCGCACTCACGGCCGTGGTGCGGATGCGCAGCCTTGCCGACCCCACCCTGGTCAGCGACGCCGCGGCGCTGTGGGAGGGCGACGAGCACGGCCTCGGCGAGCGGGCCACCTTCGAGGCGATGCTCGCCGTCCGGCGGGCCGCCGCGGTGTGGCCGCCGCTGGGACGGCTGCTCGACGACGCCGCGCCGGTCTCGCTGGACCTGTTCGACGAGGACCTCGTCGACCTGCTGGGCGGCGCCGAGGCACGGCTCGCCGCCGCCGGCATCGACCTCCAGTGGCCGCCACAGCTCTCCCGCGACCTGCACGCTCGGGTGCTGGTCAGCACCCCGCCCGAGCCGCCCGCCGAGGTGGCGACGCACCTGCGCGGCGCCCCGCCGATGCCGCTCAGCTGGCAGCTCACCCTGGCCGGCGCGCCGCTCACCGAGGCGGAGATGGACCTGGCCGCCAAGTCCGGGCCGATCGTCCGGCTGCGGGACCGGTGGGTCGCGGTCGGGCCGGAGCTGGCCCGCAAGGCCCGCGACCGGCAGCTGCCGCCGCTGGCGGCGTACGACGCGCTGGGCGCGACCCTGATCGGCAGCACCCTGGTCGAGGACGAGCGGGCCGAGGTGGTGGCCGACGGCTGGTTGGGCGCACTGCGCGAGCGGATCGCCGAGCCCGCCGGCGGGCCCGAGCCGCTGGAACCGCCGGCCGGCCTGCGCGGCACCCTGCGCGAGTACCAGCTGCGCGGGCTGCGGTGGTTGCAGCGGATGACCTCGCTCGGCTTCGGCGGCTGCCTCGCCGACGACATGGGCCTCGGCAAGACCGTCACGGTCATCGCGCTGCACCTGCGTCGCCAGGCCGACCCGGCGACCGTCGGGCCGACGCTCGTGGTCTGCCCCGCCTCGGTGCTCGGCAACTGGGAACGGGAGATCCACCGGTTCGCCCCGGGCGTGCCGGTCCACCGCTTCCACGGCGCCGCGCGCTCGCTGGACCCGGCTGCCGGCGGATTCGTGCTCACCAGCTACGGCACCGCGCGGCTCGACGCCCACGTGCTCGCCGGGCCGCGGTGGGGCCTGGTGGTCGCCGACGAGGCGCAGTACGTGAAGAACCGGCTGAGCGACACCGCGAAGGCGCTGCGGCGGATCCCCGCCCGCGCACGGCTCGCGCTCACCGGCACTCCCGTCGAGAACAACCTCGCGGAGCTGTGGGCCATCCTCGACTGGAGCACCCCCGGCCTGCTCGGCGACAGCGCCGCTTTCCGCGCCCGATGGGCCCGCCCGATCGAGGTGGACCGGGACGCCGCGACCGTGGACCGGCTGTTCCGGCTGGTGCGCCCGTTCCTCCTGCGGCGGCGCAAGGCCGACCCCGGCGTCGCCCCCGAACTGCCGCCGAAGACGGTCACCGACCACCTGGTCTCCCTCACCGGCGAGCAGGCCACCCTGTACCGGGCGGTGGTCGCCGACGTCATGGCCGAGATCCGGGCCAGCAGCACGGCCATCGCCCGCCGCGGCCTGGTGCTCAAGCTGCTGGTCGGCCTGAAGCAGGTGTGCAACCACCCCGCGCACTACCTGAAGCAGCCGCACGGCGCGCTCACCGGCCGGTCGGAGAAGCTGCAACTCGTCGACGACCTGCTGGAGACGATCCTCGCCGAGGACGGTGGCGCGCTGGTCTTCACCCAGTACGTCCAGATGGGCCGGCTGTTGCACCGGCACCTTACCGCGCGGGGCGTACCGGCGCAGCTGCTGCACGGCGGCACGCCGGTGCCGCAGCGGGAGGAGATGGTGCGCCGGTTCCAGGCCGGCGAGGTGCCGGTGTTCCTGCTCTCGCTCAAGGCGGCGGGCACCGGCCTGAACCTGACCCGCGCCGATCACGTGATCCACTACGACCGGTGGTGGAACCCGGCGGTGGAGGAGCAGGCCACCGACCGCGCGTACCGGATCGGGCAGACCAAGCCGGTGCAGGTGCACCGGCTGATCGCCCAGGGCACCCTGGAGGAACGCATCGCCGCCCTGCTCGAAGCCAAGCAGGGGCTGGCCGACGCGGTGCTCAGCGGCGGCGAGAGCCCCCTGACCGAACTCTCCGACGCCGAGCTGCTCAGGCTCGTACAGCTGCGCGACGAGCGATAG
- a CDS encoding SWIM zinc finger family protein, which translates to MDVDFAYDDELDDDADATGDDRRARTFAAFGPGRRIGRKFADTWWGNAWIEAMERSALDSEQLRSGRRYAFAGQVGPITVSPGRISAPVHDGDQYTPYLTVVRIGTLTDGGWDRLLDRVAAKAGHIAALLDRDMPHDLIDTADDAAVRLLPSYGDLEPSCDCPSWDHPCRHAAALSYQASWLLDRDPFVLLLMRGRAEPELIEELRRRNARRPVDTAAEGGLAGTPADEAYAAVPAPLPEPPGPVPGEPMALAPLLAAHQAAGVDPAALGMLAAGAALRARDLLTASRARELPAEPDPWPDAVRLASRLPRSPAAKRLGEATGRAAELPRAIRAWEYAGAAGLDALEVVFRPPKEVATRATDALRAAWEGDRAAPEVKTWRNRWTVGRDGQLRYGRDGRWYPFRRRSTDWWPAGPPSSDPVEALLELRRD; encoded by the coding sequence GTGGACGTCGACTTCGCGTACGACGACGAGCTGGACGACGACGCCGACGCGACCGGGGACGACCGGCGCGCCCGCACCTTCGCGGCGTTCGGGCCGGGCCGGCGGATCGGCAGGAAGTTCGCCGACACCTGGTGGGGCAACGCCTGGATCGAGGCGATGGAGCGCAGCGCGCTCGACTCCGAGCAACTCCGGAGCGGCCGCCGGTACGCCTTCGCCGGACAGGTGGGACCGATCACGGTGAGCCCCGGCCGGATCTCCGCCCCGGTCCACGACGGCGACCAGTACACGCCATACCTCACGGTGGTGCGCATCGGCACCCTCACCGACGGCGGATGGGACCGCCTACTGGACAGGGTCGCCGCGAAGGCGGGGCACATCGCCGCCCTGCTCGACCGGGACATGCCGCACGACCTGATCGACACCGCCGACGACGCCGCGGTCCGGCTGCTGCCCAGCTACGGCGACCTGGAACCGTCGTGCGACTGCCCGTCCTGGGACCATCCCTGCCGGCATGCCGCCGCGCTGTCCTATCAGGCGTCCTGGCTGCTCGACCGCGACCCCTTCGTGCTGCTGCTGATGCGCGGCCGGGCCGAGCCGGAGCTGATCGAGGAGCTGCGCCGGCGCAACGCCCGCCGTCCGGTCGACACCGCGGCCGAGGGCGGGCTCGCGGGCACGCCGGCCGACGAGGCGTACGCGGCCGTGCCGGCACCGCTGCCGGAACCGCCCGGGCCGGTGCCCGGCGAACCGATGGCGCTCGCCCCGCTGCTCGCCGCGCACCAGGCGGCCGGCGTCGACCCGGCGGCGCTGGGGATGCTGGCCGCCGGTGCCGCACTGCGGGCCCGAGACCTGTTGACCGCGTCGCGGGCGCGGGAGCTGCCCGCTGAGCCGGACCCCTGGCCGGACGCGGTGCGCCTGGCGAGCCGCCTGCCCCGCTCGCCGGCGGCGAAGCGGCTCGGCGAGGCCACCGGCCGGGCAGCAGAGCTGCCCCGCGCTATCAGGGCCTGGGAGTACGCCGGCGCGGCCGGCCTGGACGCGCTGGAGGTGGTGTTCAGGCCACCGAAGGAGGTGGCGACCCGGGCCACGGACGCGCTGCGCGCGGCGTGGGAGGGCGACCGCGCCGCACCCGAGGTGAAGACCTGGCGTAACCGCTGGACCGTGGGGCGTGACGGGCAGCTGCGCTACGGCCGCGACGGGCGCTGGTATCCGTTCCGGCGGCGTTCCACCGACTGGTGGCCGGCCGGTCCCCCCAGCTCCGACCCGGTCGAGGCCCTGCTGGAGCTGCGCCGGGATTGA
- a CDS encoding ATP-binding protein: MGVEELHGRKPEQDAIADLLAGARAGTSSSLVLRGEPGIGKTALLDHAAAAAGTMRLLRATGVEFEAELPYSGLQLLLRPTLGSLAALPGPQRTALEAVFGLGPTARSEPMLVGLAVLSLLTEYADDTGLLCLVDDAQWLDRASREALLFAARRLHAEGVVMIFAARDGEGSFPAPGLAELRLSGLAPEAAAALLDRHPLTPAVRYRLLAEARGNPLALLELPVALAAEGASAFSPGALPLTGRLQLAFHGQVSRLPETCQSLLLVAAADETGELAVILRAAAALGAAIADLAPAERAGLVLRGDADGTTIRFRHPLIRAAVYQRAPLAQRLAVHRALAAALDSPEHADRRAWHLAAATTGADEEVAAALERTAARARDRSGHVAAAAAYERAARLSAEPAARAHREALAAEAALEAGDLERARALGVRAARRLDEAPVVRARIAQVQAVADFWQGSYSTAHRLLLDGAGLIGDTEPGQAARLLIQAVHTSWYLGERQLAETLDRLAALPLDDADPLAPVGRYLVHLDPGRAERPPPLGDTLAAVRRRGPAPDQVLLILCGAALALGQDSDAYELATALAAEHRARGGAGRLPTVLFFAAEGEVFAGRHGDALATATEALGLARDTGQQQWVSQFSSVLAYLDAATGEEPACRRNAEEALAGATAAAISPGAPWAYWSLGLLELGLGRAEAALARFERLNREPMRHHICATRSVPDLVESAVRVGEPERAAEPLARFARWAGAVRQPWADALVLRCRGLLAADDEAEAFYAAALDRHDRDGRPLEYARTALLYGEWLRRARRKAEARGPLHAAVEVFDRLGMRPWTARTRAELTATGVQDQGPPPGGGVAAGLTPQELQIARLAAQGLSNRDIAAQLFLSHRTVGYHLYKAYPKLGVTSRGELKDFAGQLGL, encoded by the coding sequence ATGGGCGTGGAGGAGCTGCACGGGAGGAAGCCCGAACAGGACGCGATCGCCGACCTGTTGGCGGGCGCCCGGGCGGGCACCAGCTCGTCGCTGGTGCTGCGCGGCGAGCCCGGCATCGGCAAGACCGCCCTGCTCGACCACGCCGCCGCGGCGGCCGGGACCATGCGGCTGCTGCGCGCTACGGGGGTCGAGTTCGAGGCCGAGCTGCCGTACTCGGGGCTGCAGTTGCTGCTGCGCCCGACGCTCGGATCTCTCGCTGCGCTGCCCGGACCGCAGCGCACGGCACTGGAAGCGGTGTTCGGGCTCGGGCCCACGGCCCGCTCCGAGCCGATGCTGGTCGGGCTGGCGGTGCTCTCCCTGCTGACCGAGTACGCGGACGACACCGGGCTGCTGTGCCTCGTCGACGACGCGCAGTGGCTCGACCGGGCCTCCCGGGAGGCGCTGCTGTTCGCCGCCCGGCGCCTGCACGCCGAGGGCGTGGTCATGATCTTCGCCGCCCGCGACGGCGAGGGATCCTTCCCCGCCCCCGGCCTTGCCGAACTGCGCCTGTCCGGGCTGGCCCCGGAGGCGGCCGCGGCCCTGCTTGACCGGCACCCGCTCACCCCTGCCGTGCGCTACCGCCTGCTCGCCGAGGCCCGCGGCAACCCGCTGGCCCTGCTGGAGCTGCCGGTCGCCCTGGCCGCCGAAGGCGCCAGCGCGTTCTCGCCCGGAGCGCTACCGCTCACCGGTCGCCTGCAACTGGCCTTCCACGGCCAGGTCAGCCGCCTGCCCGAGACCTGCCAGAGCCTGCTCCTGGTGGCGGCGGCCGACGAGACCGGTGAGCTGGCCGTGATCCTGCGGGCCGCCGCCGCGCTGGGAGCGGCCATCGCGGACCTGGCCCCCGCCGAGCGGGCCGGCCTGGTGCTCCGCGGCGACGCCGACGGCACCACGATCCGCTTTCGCCATCCGCTGATCCGCGCCGCCGTCTACCAACGGGCGCCGCTCGCGCAACGCCTCGCCGTCCACCGCGCGCTCGCCGCCGCCCTCGACTCGCCCGAACACGCCGACCGCCGGGCCTGGCACCTGGCGGCCGCCACCACCGGCGCCGACGAGGAGGTTGCCGCCGCGCTGGAACGCACCGCCGCCCGGGCCCGTGACCGCAGCGGCCACGTGGCGGCCGCCGCGGCGTACGAGCGAGCGGCCCGGCTGAGCGCCGAGCCGGCCGCCCGGGCTCACCGGGAGGCCCTGGCGGCGGAGGCGGCCCTGGAGGCGGGAGACCTGGAGCGGGCCAGGGCCCTCGGGGTGCGCGCGGCCCGGCGGCTCGACGAGGCCCCGGTGGTGCGGGCGCGGATCGCCCAGGTGCAGGCGGTCGCGGACTTCTGGCAGGGCTCCTACTCCACCGCCCACCGGCTGCTGCTCGACGGCGCCGGGCTCATCGGCGACACCGAACCGGGCCAGGCCGCCCGGTTGCTGATCCAGGCCGTGCACACCTCCTGGTATCTGGGGGAACGGCAGCTCGCGGAGACCCTCGACCGGCTGGCCGCGCTGCCGCTGGACGACGCGGACCCCCTCGCGCCGGTCGGGCGCTACCTCGTCCACCTCGACCCGGGCCGCGCCGAGCGGCCGCCGCCGCTGGGCGACACCCTCGCGGCGGTGCGGCGCCGCGGCCCGGCCCCCGACCAGGTGCTCCTGATCCTCTGCGGAGCGGCGCTGGCGCTGGGCCAGGACTCCGACGCGTACGAACTGGCGACCGCGCTCGCCGCCGAGCACCGCGCCCGCGGCGGTGCCGGGCGGCTGCCGACTGTGCTGTTCTTCGCCGCCGAGGGCGAGGTGTTCGCCGGCCGGCACGGGGACGCGCTCGCCACCGCGACCGAGGCCCTGGGGCTCGCCCGCGACACCGGCCAGCAGCAGTGGGTCAGCCAGTTCAGCAGCGTGCTCGCCTACCTCGACGCGGCCACCGGGGAGGAGCCGGCCTGCCGGCGCAACGCCGAGGAGGCACTGGCGGGAGCCACCGCGGCGGCCATCTCTCCCGGGGCGCCGTGGGCGTACTGGTCGCTCGGGTTGCTGGAGCTCGGCCTCGGCCGCGCCGAGGCGGCGCTCGCCCGCTTCGAGCGCCTGAACCGGGAGCCGATGCGGCATCACATCTGCGCCACCCGTTCCGTTCCCGACCTGGTGGAGTCGGCCGTCCGGGTGGGGGAGCCGGAGCGGGCGGCCGAACCGCTGGCACGCTTCGCGCGGTGGGCCGGGGCGGTCCGGCAACCGTGGGCCGACGCGCTCGTGCTGCGCTGCCGTGGGCTGCTCGCCGCCGACGACGAGGCCGAGGCGTTCTACGCGGCGGCCCTCGACCGGCACGACCGGGACGGCCGCCCGCTGGAGTACGCCCGGACCGCGCTGCTGTATGGGGAGTGGCTGCGCCGGGCCCGGCGCAAGGCTGAGGCGCGCGGGCCGTTGCACGCCGCCGTGGAGGTCTTCGACCGGCTCGGCATGCGGCCGTGGACCGCCCGTACCCGTGCCGAGCTGACCGCGACCGGCGTCCAGGACCAGGGCCCCCCGCCCGGCGGCGGCGTGGCGGCCGGTCTGACCCCGCAGGAACTGCAGATTGCCCGGCTCGCCGCGCAGGGCCTGTCCAACCGCGACATCGCCGCGCAGTTGTTCCTCAGTCACCGGACGGTGGGCTACCACCTCTACAAGGCCTACCCCAAGCTCGGCGTCACCTCCCGCGGCGAACTCAAGGATTTCGCCGGGCAGCTCGGGTTGTGA
- a CDS encoding anti-sigma factor: protein MTTAEQVLPGQMMAVDVDEVPPVELGPGVQVRALPGPPGIRTWVIDLAPGAEWPDLDVHETYGEAYFVVRGEVIEGERTHGPGSYVAFGPKTSHRPRTRTGVRAFGFNYDVTG from the coding sequence ATGACCACCGCGGAACAGGTGCTGCCTGGGCAGATGATGGCCGTGGACGTCGACGAGGTCCCGCCGGTCGAGCTGGGTCCCGGCGTCCAGGTACGGGCGCTCCCGGGCCCGCCGGGGATCAGAACGTGGGTGATCGACCTCGCCCCGGGCGCCGAATGGCCGGACCTCGACGTGCACGAGACCTACGGCGAGGCGTACTTCGTCGTGCGCGGCGAGGTCATCGAGGGTGAGCGCACCCACGGCCCGGGCTCCTACGTCGCCTTCGGCCCAAAGACGAGCCACCGGCCCCGTACGCGGACCGGTGTGCGCGCCTTCGGCTTCAACTACGACGTCACCGGCTGA
- a CDS encoding DUF1330 domain-containing protein: MTAYVIAHLRDPAELHPQVLEYMERIQATMDPFSGRFVVHGGPVDVREGNWPGSVVILQFPSAENARNWYESAAYQEILPLRADHLAGEVIIVEGVGPDHDSAAMAAELRNGSGVRQPVTS, encoded by the coding sequence ATGACCGCCTACGTGATCGCGCATCTTCGTGACCCGGCGGAGCTCCACCCGCAGGTACTGGAGTACATGGAGCGGATCCAGGCGACGATGGACCCGTTCTCCGGTCGCTTCGTCGTGCACGGCGGACCGGTCGACGTGCGCGAGGGCAACTGGCCCGGCAGCGTCGTGATACTCCAGTTCCCGTCGGCGGAGAACGCGCGGAACTGGTACGAGTCGGCGGCCTACCAGGAGATCCTGCCGCTGCGGGCGGACCACCTGGCGGGCGAGGTGATCATCGTGGAGGGCGTCGGGCCCGACCACGACTCGGCCGCGATGGCCGCCGAACTGCGGAACGGCTCCGGCGTACGTCAGCCGGTGACGTCGTAG
- a CDS encoding nuclear transport factor 2 family protein, which yields MSDITELVQRYLAAWNETDATARQAVLQEVFADDAVYTDPLVSVRGRDGLDATIAAVQAQFGGLVFSLGGAVDTHHDIARFTWHLGPEGAEPIVVGFDVAVIGDDGRIRQVLGFLDKVPAGI from the coding sequence ATGAGCGACATCACGGAGCTGGTCCAGCGCTACCTCGCCGCCTGGAACGAGACCGACGCCACCGCGCGACAGGCCGTTCTCCAGGAGGTCTTCGCCGACGACGCGGTCTACACCGACCCGCTGGTGTCGGTGCGGGGCAGGGACGGGCTCGACGCGACCATCGCGGCCGTCCAGGCACAGTTCGGCGGGCTGGTCTTCAGCCTCGGCGGCGCCGTGGACACCCACCACGACATCGCGCGGTTCACCTGGCACCTGGGCCCCGAGGGCGCCGAGCCGATCGTCGTCGGCTTCGACGTCGCGGTGATCGGTGACGACGGGCGGATCCGCCAGGTGCTGGGCTTCCTCGACAAGGTGCCGGCCGGGATCTGA
- a CDS encoding DUF4097 family beta strand repeat-containing protein has translation MQTFDTPNPISAVFDIPAGRIQVIAADRTDTTVEIRPADAAKGRDVKVAERTTVEYGDGVLRIKASAKNQILGSSGSIEVTVQLPAGSQVAAKAASAEFRVVGRVGDVTFDGAHGAVKVDEAASVRLATAGGDVEVGRLNGPAEISTGKGDIRIAEAVRGTLVLRTQAGDVSVQAAHGVSASLDAGTSYGRITNALMNAEGAGAELDIRATTAYGDIVARSR, from the coding sequence ATGCAGACCTTCGACACCCCCAACCCCATCTCCGCCGTCTTCGACATCCCCGCGGGGCGTATCCAGGTCATCGCCGCCGACCGGACCGACACCACCGTGGAGATCCGGCCCGCGGACGCCGCGAAGGGCCGCGACGTGAAGGTGGCGGAGCGCACCACGGTCGAGTACGGCGACGGCGTCCTGCGGATCAAGGCCTCGGCGAAGAACCAGATCCTCGGCAGCTCCGGATCCATCGAGGTGACGGTCCAGCTGCCCGCCGGCTCGCAGGTCGCGGCGAAGGCGGCCAGCGCCGAGTTCCGGGTCGTCGGCCGCGTCGGCGACGTCACCTTCGACGGCGCGCACGGCGCGGTCAAGGTCGACGAGGCCGCGAGCGTCCGCCTCGCCACCGCCGGCGGTGACGTCGAGGTCGGCCGTCTCAACGGCCCCGCCGAGATCAGCACCGGAAAGGGCGACATCCGGATCGCCGAGGCCGTGCGCGGCACGCTCGTGCTGCGCACCCAGGCCGGCGACGTGTCGGTCCAGGCCGCCCACGGGGTTTCCGCCTCCCTGGACGCCGGCACCAGCTACGGCCGGATCACCAACGCGCTCATGAACGCCGAAGGCGCCGGCGCCGAACTCGACATCCGCGCGACCACCGCCTACGGCGACATCGTCGCCCGGAGCCGCTGA